One genomic region from Esox lucius isolate fEsoLuc1 chromosome 24, fEsoLuc1.pri, whole genome shotgun sequence encodes:
- the LOC109615061 gene encoding uncharacterized protein LOC109615061 codes for MVPPQVPLPSPVTASQRAAAIHCLKELVRLYRCSIGQGTAHGVCEWRISTAVEMTLRNAGMLPNSIFHNGWMKVSISDQLPPLTLGESTKLEQSVPPLACLFPREAAMMSAKPHRAQQLRKKSPYHRQRQASSTLCMVPEMLLIHTLGRFIYNIYPLEDFSPWTEEVIENRVEVTRQLSFLVQEALAKSSKTKALQRALRKLSEPNQNYGPLELQLGDLLFTNFLKQFSSQRPLSPEAFLDNHQLCLEVSVMVSRVLLQHWTPRISFSPVCEVQEISPRLKRRQGGVIQHWSSTDNLQVLADESHEDLQSVDDRKQQKKGVKSFFRRALKSFKRFSTTGCLL; via the exons ATGGTCCCACCTCAGGTTCCTCTCCCCAGTCCTGTCACTGCCAGTCAGAGGGCAGCAGCTATCCACTGCCTTAAAGAACTGGTGCGATTGTACCGCTGTTCTATTGGCCAAGGGACTGCacatggtgtgtgtgaatggaggATATCCACTGCTGTTGAGATGACTCTAAGAAATGCAGGCATGTTGCCCAACAGCATTTTCCACAACGGTTGGATGAAAGTGTCCATCTCAGACCAGCTCCCTCCATTGACCCTTGGTGAGTCCACCAAGCTGGAACAATCTGTACCACCATTGGCATGTCTTTTCCCTAGAGAAGCTGCCATGATGAGTGCTAAACCCCACCGTGCCCAACAGCTGAGAAAGAAAAGCCCATATCACAGACAGCGTCAGGCTTCCTCCACACTCTGCATGGTCCCAGAGATGCTCCTTATCCACACCCTTGGcagatttatttataatatctaCCCCCTGGAGGACTTCTCCCCATGGACAGAGGAGGTTATTGAAAACCGTGTGGAGGTGACGCGGCAACTTTCCTTCCTGGTCCAGGAGGCCTTGGCCAAATCTTCTAAGACCAAAGCCCTACAAAGAGCACTGAGGAAGCTCTCAGAGCCGAACCAGAACTATGGGCCACTGGAGCTCCAGCTGGGAGATCtgctgttcaccaactttttgAAGCAGTTCTCTTCACAGCGCCCCCTGTCACCTGAGGCCTTCCTGGACAATCACCAGCTCTGCTTGGAAGTGTCAGTTATGGTGAGCAGGGTGCTTCTCCAGCACTGGACCCCCAGGATATCATTCTCCCCTGTCTGTGAGGTGCAGGAAATCAGCCCGAGACTGAAGCGTCGCCAGGGGGGTGTCATCCAACACTGGTCCTCAACAGACAACCTCCAAGTG cttgCTGATGAAAGCCATGAGGATCTGCAATCTGTGG aTGACAGAAAACAGCAGAAGAAAGGAGTAAAGAGTTTTTTCCGCAGAGCTTTGAAGTCATTCAAGCGATTCTCTACCACTGGCTGCCTGTTGTGA